In Eptesicus fuscus isolate TK198812 chromosome 23, DD_ASM_mEF_20220401, whole genome shotgun sequence, one genomic interval encodes:
- the RASAL1 gene encoding rasGAP-activating-like protein 1: MAKISSLNVRVVEGRALPAKDVSGSSDPYCIVKVDDEVVARTATVWRSLSPFWGEEYTVHLPLDFHHLAFYVLDEDTVGHDDIIGKISLSREAIAADPRGIDSWINLSPVDPDAEVQGEIYLAVQMLEDVRGRCLRCHVLKARDLAPRDISGTSDPFARVFWGSQSLETSTIKKTRFPHWDEVLELREMPGAPSPLRVELWDWDMVGKNDFLGMVEFPPKVLQQNPPNGWFRLLPFPRAEEDSGGSLGALRLKVRLLEDRVLPSRCYRPLLELLMESVLQPAEEDVSSPLAVLEELTSGDCRQDLATKLAKLFLGQGLAGPFLDYLTRRELARTTDPNTLFRSNSLASKSMEQFMKLVGMPYLHEVLKPVISRVFEEKKYIELDPSKMDLGRTKRLSFKGTASEEHVREASLALLMGYLGPIVDAIVGSVGRCPPAMRLAFKQLHRRVEERFPQDEHKDVKYLAISGFLFLRFFAPAILTPKLFDLRDQHADPQTGRSLLLLAKAVQSIGNLGQQLGQGKELWMAPLHPFLLQSILRVRDFLDQLVDVDGEEEAEGPARALVPPSVTVREGYLLKRKEEPASLATRFAFKKRYFWLSGETLSYSKSPECQMRSSIPVSHIRAVERVDEGAFQLPHVMQVVTQDGSGTLHTTYLQCKNVNDLNQWLSALRKASAPNPDKLATCHPGAFRSARWTCCLQAELSAAGCSHTHSAVTLGDWSDPLDPDAETQMVYRQLLLGRDQLRMKFLEDFNTDSSPEADREDSGAMEGACPDALAGQREAAARLLEVLEDLDRAHEEFQQQEQRKAVPGLRGP; encoded by the exons ATGGCCAAGATCAGCTCCCTGAATGTCCGCGTGGTGGAGGGCCGGGCGCTGCCCGCCAAGGACGT GTCTGGGAGCAGTGACCCCTACTGCATAGTGAAAGTGGACGACGAGGTGGTGGCCAG GACGGCAACTGTCTGGCGGAGCCTGAGCCCCTTCTGGGGGGAGGAGTACACGGTGCACCTGCCCCTGGATTTCCACCATCTGGCCTTCTATGTGCTGGACGAGGACACGGTGGG GCATGACGACATCATCGGCAAGATCTCGCTGAGCAGGGAGGCCATCGCTGCCGACCCCCGAG GAATCGATAGCTGGATTAACCTGAGCCCCGTGGACCCGGATGCCGAGGTGCAAGGTGAGATCTACCTGGCTGTGCAGATGCTGGAAGATGTGCGGGGCCGCTGTCTTCGCTGCCATGTGCTCAAGGCCAG GGACCTGGCCCCCCGAGACATCTCCGGCACATCGGACCCATTCGCACGTGTATTTTGGGGCAGCCAGAGCTTGGAGACTTCG accaTCAAGAAGACTCGCTTCCCTCACTGGGATGAGGTGCTGGAGCTGCGGGAGATGCcgggtgccccctcccccctgcggGTGGAGCTCTGGGACTGGGACATGGTGGGCAAGAACGACTTCCTGGGCATG GTGGAGTTCCCCCCGAAGGTCCTGCAGCAGAACCCACCCAACGGCTGGTTCCGTCTCCTGCCCTTTCCCAGAGCGGAGGAGGATTCTGG GGGGAGCCTGGGTGCCCTGCGGCTGAAGGTGCGCCTCCTGGAGGACCGCGTGCTGCCCTCCCGGTGCTACCGGCCACTCCTGGAGCTGCTCATGGAGTCGGTGCTGCAGCCGGCAGAG GAGGACGTCTCCAGCCCCCTGGCCGTGCTGGAGGAGCTGACCTCGGGGGACTGCCGCCAGGACCTCGCCACCAAGCTGGCGAAGCTCTTTCTTGGCCAGGGTCTGGCCGGGCCCTTTCTGGACTATCTCACCCGGCGGGAGTTGGCGCGGACCA CCGACCCCAACACCCTCTTCCGTTCCAACTCCCTGGCATCCAAGTCCATGGAGCAGTTCATGAAG CTCGTGGGCATGCCCTACCTGCACGAGGTCCTGAAGCCGGTGATTAGCCGCGTCTTCGAGGAGAAGAAGTACATCGAGCTGGACCCAAGCAAGATGGACCTGGGCCGCACCAA GAGGCTCTCCTTCAAGGGCACGGCCTCAGAGGAGCATGTGCGGGAGGCCAGCCTGGCGCTGCTGATGGGCTACCTGGGGCCTATCGTGGATGCCATCGTGGGCTCCGTGGGGCGCTGCCCGCCTGCCATGCGCCTCGCCTTCAAGCAGCTGCACCGGCGCGTGGAGGAGCGCTTCCCACAGGACGAGCACAAG GACGTCAAGTACCTGGCCATAAGCGGCTTTCTCTTCCTGCGATTCTTCGCACCTGCCATCCTCACCCCGAAGTTGTTTGACCTCCGGGACCAGCACGCAGACCCCCAGACCGGCCGCTCACTGCTGCTGCTTGCCAAG GCTGTGCAGAGCATCGGAAACCTGGGCCAGCAGCTGGGCCAGGGCAAGGAGCTGTGGATGGCCCCCCTGCACCCCTTCCTGCTGCAGAGTATCTTACGTGTGAGAGACTTCCTGGACCAGCTGGTGGACGtggatggggaggagg AGGCCGagggcccagccagggccctggtcccgCCCTCCGTGACCGTCCGGGAAGGCTACCTGCTGAAGCGCAAGGAGGAGCCCGCCAGTCTGGCCACACGCTTTGCCTTCAAGAAGCGCTACTTCTGGCTCAGTGGGGAGACCCTCTCCTACTCCAAGAGTCCTGAGTGCCAG ATGCGCTCCTCCATTCCCGTGTCGCACATCCGCGCCGTGGAGCGTGTGGACGAGGGCGCCTTCCAGCTGCCGCACGTGATGCAGGTGGTGACGCAGGACGGCTCGGGGACGCTGCACACCACCTACCTCCAGTGCAAA AATGTGAACGACCTCAACCAATGGCTGTCAGCCCTGCGCAAGGCCAGCGCCCCCAACCCGGACAAGCTGGCCACCTGCCACCCCGGTGCCTTCCGCAGCGCGCGCTGGACCTGCTGCCTCCAGGCCGAGCTCtcag CTGCTGGTTGCAGCCACACACACTCGGCCGTCACCCTGGGAGACTGGAGCGACCCCCTGGATCCCGATGCTGAGACCCAGATGGTGTATCGGCAGCTGCTCCTGGGGCGGGACCAGCTCAG GATGAAATTCCTGGAGGATTTCAACACGGATTCGAGTCCGGAGGCAGACAGGGAGGACTCCGGTGCCATGGAAG GGGCCTGTCCCGATGCCCTGGCCGGGCAGAGAGAGGCAGCTGCCCGCCTGCTGGAGGTGCTGGAGGACCTGGATCGAGCCCACGAGGAGTtccagcagcaggagcagaggaAGGCGGTCCCTGGTCTCCGCGGGCCCTGA